The nucleotide window TCTGCGGCAGATGAATCGAAGCTCTCATTAACAGCAGCAATGAGTTCATCCCAAGTTCTTTTAGCAGCGTTTCGCAATGGTGCTTTAAATTTAGAAAAAGCCATTTCGATAGGGTTAAGGTCCCGACTATAAGCAGGAAGATAAACCAACGCAGCACCGACTTTTTCTATGGCCTCTCTCACGCCCTTGACTTTATGTGCAGGTAAATTATCCCAGATTACTATATCGCCCTGCTTTAAAGTAGGACATAAGTGTTGCCTGATATAGCTCAGAAATATTTCTCCATTCATGGCACCATCAATTAATGGTGGTATTGTTAGAGCCTCATATCTCAAAGCTGCTAGAAACGTGGAGCCAATGACCATACGGCACTTGGTCATGACACCGTTCTCCTCGTAAAGCTCTACCGTAAAGAGATGTCATCTTGGTATTCACTCCAGCTTCATGAAGAAAAATGAGCTTCTCAGCTGGTCCCACATCCATTGTTCTCTTCTGGCTTTTATATCAGTGCGTCCACGCTCGCTGGCCCGAAACGTTTTTTTAAACTATAGCCCATCTTGGTCAGATGATAGTGTAGCGTAGCCTGACTAATACTTAACTCAAATTGCTCATAGAGTTCTTCTTGAAGTTGTTCTAGGGTAATTCCGAGCTTTTGTTTAATTCATTGGATGATTTGTTGCTTATATGCTTGAAGTTTACTCTGAAGGTAACCTCCTCGCTGTTTATAATATACCTCGCCCTTTTCTCTATATCTTTTCCAATAGTTGTTCTATGAACTCCAAATGATACTGTTGCCTGGCTTTGGCTCATCCCTGCTTCTAGGGCTTCTATGATTTTCTCTCTTAGATCTTTACTATAAACTTTCATCTTTAAGCTTATATACCCACTATTCTTTCATGAACAGATTGTCGTTATTTAATTCTAAAATGCTCCAGTAGGGGACGTGCTCAAATTTACTCTGGGACAGCAGCCTC belongs to Verrucomicrobiota bacterium and includes:
- a CDS encoding transposase — encoded protein: MTKCRMVIGSTFLAALRYEALTIPPLIDGAMNGEIFLSYIRQHLCPTLKQGDIVIWDNLPAHKVKGVREAIEKVGAALVYLPAYSRDLNPIEMAFSKFKAPLRNAAKRTWDELIAAVNESFDSSAAEDCRNFFNHCQYV
- a CDS encoding IS630 transposase-related protein; the encoded protein is MKVYSKDLREKIIEALEAGMSQSQATVSFGVHRTTIGKDIEKRARYIINSEEVTFRVNFKHISNKSSNELNKSSELP